Below is a window of Tolypothrix bouteillei VB521301 DNA.
AATATCTATTATGTCTCCAGCGGGTGGAACTACAGGCAATCGTAGCGGTAGCATATTTGGAGAGCTTTATATTTGGTCCAATCAAGATGGAACAGGTCTTTGTTTTGACTCTAGCACTGGATTTAAGCTATCCACAGGTGCAGAGAGATCTCCTGATGTTTCTTGGATGAAGCTAGAAGGATGGAATAGTTTATCGGAAGAACAGCAAGAAAAATTTGCCCCCATTTGCCCGGATTTTGTGGTGGAGTTGCGGTCGCCTTCCGATAATCTCAAACCATTAAAAGAAAAGATGGAAGAATATATGAGAGAACCAGGGATACAATTGGGCTGGTTGATTGACAGAAAAAATCGCAAAGTTTATATTTATCGTCCGGGAAAGCCAGAAGAGTGTTTGGATAATCCTGCAACTGTTAGCGGCGATTCAGTTTTGCCTGGATTTATTTTAGATATGAAAAAATCAAAATTCTAAAACTCACTTAGGTCAGTTTTGCCTGTTTAGCCGTGAATCCTATTCACCAAAATTTATCAGATGATATCCTCTAAGCTCCCATCCCAGAATAACGCTTCAATCCACGCCGCCACAGCATACGGTTTAAGCCCAAGAATAGCAAAATCCAACCTATCATTAACCAAAATCCACGCCCTACATCTGTAGGTAAACCTATCAAAAGACTTGCAGGAAAATTAACCATATAAGGGAATGGGGTGCAAAGAACGATCGCCCTGACAGGTTCGGGAAAAACCTCTAAAGGTGCAATCATTCCAGACAAAAACAAGTAAAACAAAAACCATAAACTTTCTATAGCACTGGCGCGTTCTGTCCAAAAAGCAAACATTGCAAAAGTGTATTGGGTAATAAAGCGCAAAGCAAAAGCTAGTGTTAAGGATATTAAAAAGAGCAAAAAATTTGTTAAACTAGGTACCCAAAAAGCTTGAGGATAGATAATAAAAAAGATAATTAACAGCAGTATTGTAAAGGGTAACCGAGCGGATCTCTCTGAAAGATGAGAAGCAATATGATGCCAAACTGGATCTATTGGTTGTAGCAATCGCGGTGAAAGTTTACCTTCTACTATTTCCCTTTCAAATTCCCAAACCACCCATACAATTGTGATTTGTCGCACTAGGAAAACTGTAATAAAATAACGAGCAAAATCTATTGGTTGTAAACTAAACTGTCCTCCTTGCGCTGCTTGTATCCAAACTCCCATAAGAATAATTGGCAAAGAGTTTGCCAGTACCCATAACAGGAGTTCTGACCGATATTCAAGCATATAGGCATAGTAAACAGAAAGAAACGTCCGGCTTTTTCTTAAAATTTGTTTTAGCATAGATTTTGTTAGTTGTTAGGTGTTGGTTATTGGTTTTTCTTGTCACTACTAGCCACTAACCACTAACCACTCCTGCTTGAAAAACTCGACCAATCACTTCTTCTACAGGTGGTTCTGTAACTGTTAAATCAACGACATCTAGATCGGCTAATATGCGGGAAACCGTGCGCGTAAGCAACTCTTGCTGCACCATAAAACACACAGATCGTCCCTCTATATGTCGTAGATCGCCGTAATATGTGAGTTTTTCTTTAGGAACAGGATTCATTAATTCCAAATGAATTTCTTTATAAGGAGCAAAACTTTCTAGCAGCCCATCCAAACTGCCATCATACATCAACTTTCCTTGGTGAATCAGCAGAACTCTTTGACACAGAGCAGTGATATCAGCCATATAATGACTTGTTAACAACACTGTTGCTTGGTAGCGCCGATTGTATTCCCGCAAGAAATCGCGCACTCCTATCTGAGCGTTTACGTCTAGCCCTAGAGTTGGTTCATCCAAAAACAAGACTTGGGGACGGTGTAAAAGCGCGGCGAGTAATTCTGCTTTCATCCGTTCGCCTAAAGATAGTTTTCGCACGGGTTGGTTCAGTTTGCCTTGTAACGAAAGCATCTCCGTTAATTCCCCTACCCGATGTCGGAATTCTCGATCTGGGATGTTATAGACAGCAGCATTAATTTTTAAAGAATCAAGCGCTGGTAAATCCCAAATTAACTGTTGTTTTTGCCCCATCACCAAAGTAATTTTCTGCAAAAACCCATCTTGACGGCAAAATGGTACGTATCGAGCAACTCTCACTTGACCGCTTGAAGGATGAATCAATCCTGTCAGCATTTTCAGGGTTGTGGTTTTACCTGCA
It encodes the following:
- a CDS encoding Uma2 family endonuclease, producing the protein MLSSPIILQMPSDLHMTDEQFFEFCRVNRDLRIERNQFGEISIMSPAGGTTGNRSGSIFGELYIWSNQDGTGLCFDSSTGFKLSTGAERSPDVSWMKLEGWNSLSEEQQEKFAPICPDFVVELRSPSDNLKPLKEKMEEYMREPGIQLGWLIDRKNRKVYIYRPGKPEECLDNPATVSGDSVLPGFILDMKKSKF
- a CDS encoding ABC transporter permease — encoded protein: MLKQILRKSRTFLSVYYAYMLEYRSELLLWVLANSLPIILMGVWIQAAQGGQFSLQPIDFARYFITVFLVRQITIVWVVWEFEREIVEGKLSPRLLQPIDPVWHHIASHLSERSARLPFTILLLIIFFIIYPQAFWVPSLTNFLLFLISLTLAFALRFITQYTFAMFAFWTERASAIESLWFLFYLFLSGMIAPLEVFPEPVRAIVLCTPFPYMVNFPASLLIGLPTDVGRGFWLMIGWILLFLGLNRMLWRRGLKRYSGMGA
- a CDS encoding ABC transporter ATP-binding protein — protein: MSPEPLTSDTYHASNSSDRSIISVQNLTKVYPVAVKEPGLAGTITHFFRRTYRDIKAVQDVSFEIAPGEVVGFLGPNGAGKTTTLKMLTGLIHPSSGQVRVARYVPFCRQDGFLQKITLVMGQKQQLIWDLPALDSLKINAAVYNIPDREFRHRVGELTEMLSLQGKLNQPVRKLSLGERMKAELLAALLHRPQVLFLDEPTLGLDVNAQIGVRDFLREYNRRYQATVLLTSHYMADITALCQRVLLIHQGKLMYDGSLDGLLESFAPYKEIHLELMNPVPKEKLTYYGDLRHIEGRSVCFMVQQELLTRTVSRILADLDVVDLTVTEPPVEEVIGRVFQAGVVSG